In the Chloroherpetonaceae bacterium genome, one interval contains:
- a CDS encoding SDR family oxidoreductase: MNILVTGATGFIGAAVARKLVQRGEQVTLLVRNPHKLYAVEDILSSVEIRYGDVTDLPSLITATKGITHIYHCAGKAYIGPKREAELYAINVQGTKNLLQAAAYNDVQRIVYTSSVSAIGITGTKQPADESQRWNLDTLNVPYYTSKHLAEEAVREAAQKGQDCVIVNPSYVFGAGDINFHAGQLIRDLYYHKVPVYPTGGVCVADVEDVAEGHLAAMEKGQRGERYILGGENLTYKQIFDIICRVVGAPKVLVPLSESIVKIFVALTEKARRLRRITALANREILISATKFFYFTSQKAISELGFSNARSVGDAFVETIARAFSWYRAHRLI; the protein is encoded by the coding sequence ATGAACATTCTGGTTACTGGCGCAACGGGCTTTATCGGTGCTGCTGTAGCTCGCAAACTTGTTCAGCGTGGCGAGCAAGTTACGCTTCTGGTGCGTAACCCTCACAAGTTATACGCTGTAGAAGATATTCTCAGCTCAGTCGAGATTCGCTATGGCGACGTTACTGATTTGCCGTCGCTTATCACTGCCACGAAAGGCATCACGCATATCTACCACTGTGCGGGCAAAGCCTACATTGGCCCCAAACGAGAAGCTGAGTTATACGCTATCAATGTGCAAGGCACAAAGAACCTTCTGCAAGCAGCAGCTTACAACGATGTTCAGCGCATTGTCTATACCAGCTCCGTTTCTGCAATTGGCATCACAGGCACGAAACAGCCTGCTGACGAATCACAGCGATGGAACTTAGATACGCTTAACGTGCCTTACTACACAAGCAAACATCTGGCAGAGGAAGCTGTGCGAGAAGCTGCACAAAAAGGGCAGGACTGCGTGATTGTCAATCCAAGCTATGTGTTCGGTGCTGGCGATATCAATTTCCATGCTGGACAGTTAATTCGTGATTTATACTACCACAAAGTTCCTGTCTACCCGACTGGTGGTGTCTGCGTCGCAGATGTTGAAGATGTGGCGGAAGGACATCTTGCAGCAATGGAAAAAGGTCAGCGTGGCGAGCGCTACATTTTAGGCGGCGAAAATCTGACCTACAAACAAATCTTCGACATTATTTGCCGCGTGGTGGGCGCACCGAAAGTTCTTGTGCCACTCTCGGAGAGTATTGTGAAGATTTTTGTTGCGCTCACTGAAAAAGCGCGTCGCCTCAGACGCATCACCGCTTTAGCCAACCGAGAAATTCTCATATCTGCTACTAAGTTTTTCTATTTCACTTCTCAGAAGGCTATCAGTGAGCTTGGCTTTAGTAACGCTCGCAGCGTCGGTGATGCATTTGTGGAAACGATTGCACGCGCTTTTTCGTGGTATCGTGCTCACCGGTTAATTTAG
- a CDS encoding sensor histidine kinase, with protein MRAEKIVCVIDNLISNAIKYSPVNTTIWVTIEERRENHRIQAVLAVRDEGQGLTEADVKNAFGKFQRLSAQPTGNESSSGLGLFIVKEIVERHGGKVWVESAGKNMGATFFITLPALEQNLRPADETCASKVSLTNQASAS; from the coding sequence ATGCGTGCTGAGAAAATAGTGTGTGTAATTGATAACCTGATTTCCAACGCTATTAAGTATTCACCTGTCAATACCACCATCTGGGTAACGATAGAAGAACGGCGTGAGAACCATCGCATACAAGCAGTGCTTGCTGTCAGAGATGAGGGACAGGGGCTAACTGAAGCAGATGTCAAGAATGCGTTTGGCAAGTTTCAGCGCCTTAGCGCTCAACCAACAGGCAACGAAAGTTCATCAGGGTTAGGGCTTTTCATCGTGAAGGAAATTGTAGAACGACATGGTGGTAAGGTATGGGTAGAATCGGCAGGAAAAAATATGGGTGCGACATTCTTTATTACCCTACCTGCACTTGAGCAAAATCTCAGACCTGCAGATGAAACCTGTGCCTCAAAAGTGAGCCTAACTAACCAAGCCAGCGCAAGCTGA
- a CDS encoding tetratricopeptide repeat protein: MRYARLSRLGYFLLLAMTFSACATVQNTALQIPERKVQPAEPTKPNLAKAMRYFVSGALYEAKEQFSQAILEYQDALRYAPNEAAIYFSLAKCYQRLGKLDQAIQAAQKATSLDSTNKWYDHLLAQIYFEAQQYDASAATLERFLSKAPHDVNALYMLAAAHTASEKYDKAIEVYDRILKVSGTDLEALYKKLLLQLQLKRDDEATLTLLQMIVIDPTNDDLYYMLAEIYLKSARYEEALATYDEIAERTPHEPRLFAGYSEVYIRQRDWKRFEAIVEKMFEHSSRTKEERMTLAEAYLSRAAKDTLFLKPAEIVLTKVQKLYPKEWKPYWFLGIVHIEQHNLAQAIENFKQLTVLRPDMIAGWENLGIAYLQKNEIEQAILTFKLALKRQPQPTFRSQMLLGIALSQANRDREAVDVLEAALQSTDQGTSAERVQAYSTLGIAYDRLGRPEDSQRSYEAALKLDPENALVLNNLAYSLAERNQQLERCLEMAKLAVQKEPNNGAYLDTIGWVYFKLGNYEEARIWIEKALSAGRESPAVLEHLGDVYHKLGKPDKAREFWQRALQMNSSSVSLREKVSGARMP; this comes from the coding sequence ATGAGATACGCTAGGCTTTCACGATTGGGATACTTCTTGCTGCTGGCAATGACTTTTTCTGCCTGCGCAACGGTTCAGAACACGGCATTGCAGATTCCAGAGCGCAAAGTTCAGCCCGCTGAGCCGACAAAACCCAATTTGGCGAAAGCCATGCGATATTTTGTGAGCGGTGCGCTTTACGAAGCTAAGGAACAATTCTCACAAGCGATTTTGGAGTATCAAGACGCTCTACGCTATGCGCCTAACGAAGCTGCTATTTACTTTTCCCTTGCAAAGTGTTATCAGCGACTTGGCAAATTAGACCAAGCGATTCAAGCTGCACAGAAGGCCACCTCACTGGATAGCACTAACAAGTGGTATGACCATCTGCTTGCACAAATTTACTTTGAAGCTCAGCAATACGATGCCTCCGCTGCCACCTTAGAGCGCTTTTTGAGCAAAGCTCCGCACGATGTCAATGCCCTCTACATGCTGGCTGCTGCTCATACTGCCAGTGAGAAGTATGACAAAGCAATTGAAGTCTATGACCGCATTCTGAAAGTTTCCGGCACTGACCTCGAAGCCCTTTACAAAAAATTGCTCTTGCAGCTTCAGCTCAAGCGCGATGACGAAGCCACGCTCACGCTTCTGCAAATGATTGTGATTGACCCCACCAATGATGATCTCTACTATATGCTGGCAGAGATTTACCTCAAATCGGCGCGCTATGAGGAAGCCCTTGCCACTTACGACGAGATTGCTGAGCGCACCCCGCACGAACCGCGTCTTTTTGCTGGCTACTCTGAAGTCTATATCCGTCAGCGCGACTGGAAACGCTTTGAAGCTATTGTTGAGAAAATGTTTGAGCATAGCTCCCGCACCAAAGAGGAGCGTATGACACTCGCCGAAGCCTACCTTAGCCGCGCTGCAAAAGATACGCTCTTTCTCAAACCTGCTGAGATTGTGCTAACCAAAGTGCAAAAGCTCTATCCCAAAGAGTGGAAACCGTATTGGTTTTTGGGTATTGTGCACATCGAGCAGCACAATCTTGCTCAGGCAATTGAGAATTTCAAGCAGCTCACCGTGCTGCGCCCTGATATGATTGCAGGCTGGGAGAATCTGGGCATTGCCTACCTGCAAAAAAATGAGATTGAACAAGCTATACTCACCTTCAAGCTCGCTTTGAAGCGACAACCGCAACCGACTTTCCGCTCGCAAATGCTTTTAGGCATTGCTCTCAGTCAAGCGAACCGTGACCGTGAAGCCGTGGATGTGCTTGAGGCAGCTTTGCAATCTACTGACCAAGGCACTTCTGCAGAACGGGTGCAAGCCTACAGCACACTCGGTATTGCATATGACCGACTTGGCAGACCTGAAGACAGCCAGCGCAGCTATGAGGCTGCCTTGAAGCTCGATCCCGAAAATGCACTTGTGCTTAATAACCTTGCCTACTCTTTGGCAGAGCGTAATCAGCAGTTAGAGCGCTGCCTTGAGATGGCAAAACTTGCGGTTCAAAAAGAGCCGAATAACGGCGCTTATCTGGATACAATTGGCTGGGTCTATTTCAAGCTTGGAAACTATGAAGAGGCTCGTATCTGGATTGAGAAAGCGCTGAGTGCTGGTCGCGAAAGCCCCGCTGTTTTGGAACACTTGGGCGATGTCTATCACAAACTTGGCAAACCTGACAAAGCCAGAGAATTCTGGCAACGTGCCTTGCAAATGAACAGCAGCAGTGTCTCCCTGCGTGAGAAAGTCAGCGGCGCACGTATGCCATAG
- the ruvC gene encoding crossover junction endodeoxyribonuclease RuvC → MRIIGIDPGSLTTGYGIIDAASQAVAAVDFGVVCTHAKEEMALRLKHIYDRLSQLLQQYRPTRLALETAFYGKNAQSALKLGQVRGVVLLLAVSYGLEITEYSPREVKQALTGNGNAAKEQVAFMVRKFLCLSDTGPFLDASDALGIALCDALRHNSPQAVTKRTLQRKSQSWKRFLEAHPHLIIQS, encoded by the coding sequence ATGCGCATCATCGGTATTGACCCGGGCTCGCTTACTACTGGCTACGGCATTATTGATGCTGCATCACAGGCAGTTGCTGCTGTTGATTTCGGTGTTGTATGCACTCATGCCAAAGAGGAGATGGCACTTCGCCTCAAACATATCTACGACAGGCTGTCGCAGCTATTGCAGCAATACCGACCCACTCGCCTTGCACTGGAAACTGCCTTCTATGGCAAGAATGCACAATCTGCGTTGAAATTAGGTCAAGTGCGCGGTGTCGTGCTTTTGCTTGCGGTCAGCTACGGCTTAGAGATTACCGAATACTCACCCCGCGAAGTAAAACAAGCCCTCACTGGCAATGGCAACGCTGCAAAGGAACAGGTTGCCTTTATGGTGCGAAAGTTTCTCTGCCTTTCTGACACAGGTCCGTTCTTAGATGCCAGCGATGCCTTAGGCATTGCACTCTGCGATGCGCTCCGACATAACTCACCCCAAGCTGTTACCAAACGCACGCTTCAGCGTAAAAGCCAGAGTTGGAAACGTTTTCTTGAAGCTCATCCGCATCTCATTATTCAGTCTTAG